The genomic segment AAAGAGAGGGGAGAGCATGTTTGATGTAATTTCCGCCGGCGATATTATGATCGATTTTTCCCAGTGCGGCTATGGACCAAATGGAAACCCTGCCTATGAGATGAACCCGGGCGGAGCGCCGGCAAATATGCTGGTTGCCTGCTCGCTTTTGGGCGGAAAAACCGCTTTCATTGGCAAAGTGGGAGACGACCTCTTCGGCAGGCATGTGGCAAGTGCATTAAAAAAATATGGCATTTCCGATGAAGGAGTCGTCTATACCAGAGATGACCACACGATGATCTCCTTTGTCTCCTTTGACGATGAGGGCGACCGCAGTTTCTATTTTGTGGGAAAAGGCGTGGATCACCTGTTGACCCCGGAAGAGATTAGCCAAAGCGTCCTAGAGAGGGCAAAGATCATTTACGCCACATACGGCCTTGCCAAAAGCGAATCTGGCAGGGCATCCCTTCGGTTCTTGCAGGAATATGCTGAAAAGCATGGCAAGCTATTTGCCGTCGATCCCAACTACCGGCCGGAAAGCTCTCTGCATAACCCGGCTACCGTCAAGCAGGAATTTACCGATTATATTGCCAGGGCAGATATCGTCAAACTATCCGAAGTGGAGCTGAAACTGCTGACCGGCCTTGGGGATTCCCCGGAAGAATGCCGGGAAGGGGCAGAGCGCATCAGCAAAATCGGCCGCGAAAAGCGGGCTGTCTTCATTACGCTTGGCGCAAAAGGCGCATATTACTACTCCAAAGAGGAGAGCGGGTATGACCCTGGGTTTCGCGTTAAGGCTGTGGATACGACAGGCTGCGGCGATTCCTTCCTTGGGGCCATTCTCTATCATCTTGCCTGCGAACCGCAGACACCGCTCTCAAAAGCAGTGCGCATAGCCAATGCCGTCGGCGCACTTTGCGCCATGAAGCAAGGCGCTTTTGATGCTATGCCGACCAGAGCAGAAGTGGAAGCATTTTTAGCAGAACAAGGGGCATAAAATAGCAACAAAAAAAGCCGAATTTCCCAAACGAAATTCGGCTTTTTTGCAGAAACAAAAGAATTAGTCGCCTCTCAGCAGTAAAACCAACTGCTCAAACATGCGAACGACTAAAGTTTGCCGCTCGGGCGGCATGTGTTGAATAAATTTGAGATAAGAAAAGATAGATTCTCTAATGTAAACCTCATTTTCATTCATGTTGCTCGAGACCAGGGCGCCTGTCGGCACATGCAGCCCTTCGGCAATGCGCTCCAATGTCGCGACTGTCGGGTTGCCCGTTCCATACTCAATCTCGCGCAAGTTAGATGCGCTAATACCAATTTTTTTTGCCAAATCCTCTTGCGACTGACTGCTCTTCATGCGAAGCTCTTTTAGATTTTTCCCAATAACACCACATAAATTCATTGCCTCATCTATTTCCTTCCACATTAATCCGACATCTATAAAGGTTAGTGGATCTGCTGCAAAAAAGCAACCTAATTAAAATAGCAAAAAAGTATTAATATAGTATTCGGAAGGCTGCAGCCATTTGTGATAAACTTATATAAAAAAGCCACCCAATATTTGAGTGGCTTCTGGTGGAGATAAGGGGACTTGAACCCCTGACCTTCTGACTGCCAGTCAGACGCGCTAGCCAACTGCGCTATACCCCCAAGAACATTTATTATCATACTGGATTATCTAAAAGATGTCAAGGGTTCATGAAATAATCTAAATAAACCCTGACGAGAATCGGCTCGGGAAAATAAGCAACAGAACCGCTCTGTAGAGCGGTTCTAAAAAAATAACAGCAGAAACTTTTTTCCTAAGATTTTTTATAGACAAGCAAATCGATGATCTGCTGTAAGAGATTTTTGAAAAAGAGTGTGTCTTCCTCCGAAAGCGCAAAATCCTGAAGAGAAAAATAGTCTGGTGCGCTATGCATCCCTCTTGTCAAGATTTCCTGCAAGCTGATATGGAGCGTATCGGAAATCCTCTCCAGTGTTTGAATGCTCGGGTTGCCGCGGCCTTGCTCAATGCCGCGATAGTGCGATACGCTAAGGCTCGTTTCATTTGCCACTGTCTCTTGAGATAAATTCATTTTTGCTCTTATCTCCCTTAGATTTGCTCCGACAAATTTGCATAACTCACTTTTCTTTTCCTTTTCTTGCATCGTATAACCCTCCTTTTTCTCATACAAAAGTAGTCTATCGCAGATACTCCCACAAGATTTATAAATGGCGAAAAGATGACATTATTTGGTTATTTTGTAATATTTTGTATTTTTATAGAGAATCACGGAATTGTAAAAATGAGCGCTTTAAGATAAAATAAGCGTGTAATAAGGGGGCAGTTAGGATGAAAAAACAAGGAGCTTGCTATATCGTTGGGGCCGGGGAGTTTACACCGCTTTACCGCATCCCGGCAGAAGAAGACTATGTGATCGCCGCAGACGGCGGTTACCGTTATTTACAGCAAATGGGCATCTACCCGGATCTGGTTTTGGGAGATTTTGATTCTCTGCTTGAAAAACCACAGCATGATCATCTGATCGAACTGCCTGCCGAAAAAGACGATACTGATATGCTCTATGCCATCAAATTTGGCCTGGAAAAGGGATTTAAAACTTTCTATCTTTATGGCGGAATGGGGGGGCGCTTTGATCATACCGTGGCCAATTTGCAGTCTCTCGCGTTTTTAAGCCAGCATGGCGCCGCCGGGTTTCTTTTCGGAAAAGAGGACGTAACGACTGTTCTAAGCAATCCTTCCGTGCGTTTTGATTCTGGCGCAGAAGGCTATATTTCGCTTTTCTCTTTTGGGGAACACTGCAGCGGCGTGTGCATCCGCGGCCTAAAATACGAACTGGAAAACGCTTCGCTCTGCCACACATTTCCCATCGGCACCAGCAATGAGTTCATCCAAAAGGAGAGTGAAATTGCGGTTGCGCAGGGCTCGGCTCTTCTGGTGTTCGGGCAAAAAAACCTGGCGCATCTGAAACGAATCGATCAAAGGCTTGACAATCAGTAAAAAAAGGGTATGATATAGTTTATAGATATATTGTTTATAGTTAAACTATATTATATTAAACTATTGTGAGGCCAGGGGCATAAAATGGAGACTTGGAAAAGAGATATTTTTTTCTCGGGTATTACAAATATTTATAAGCAATGCCAGCAATACCGCTTCAAAACCACAGACGACAAAGATTTTACGTTAAACGAAGTGGTGGTATTGGTGTTTTTATCAGAGTATTCTGGGCAAAATACCATCAAGGCGATTAGTGAGCAGCTAAATATCTCCAAGGGGTTGGTGAGCCGCTCGGTGGAGTCGCTCAGAAAGCGCGGTTTTTTGGCAACGCAGACGGACGCGGACGATCGCAGAAAGGTTTTGCTGACGCTTCTGCCCGAAGCGCAGCCTTATGTGCAGTATTTTAAACAGCGCCAAGAACGCTTTGACCGCCGCATCTTGCAGGGTATTTCCGAGCAGGAACTGGAAACTGCCATTCAAACTTTTCAAAAGATGCTGAAAAATATTATGGAGATCGTCGAGGAAGAATAATACTATGAAAGAGCAAAAAACATCTAAAAAGCCAATCCTGTTTTACTGCATTGTCGCTATAATCCTATTGATGCTGCTCAATGCTCTGGTTTTCCCAAAGGTTTTGCAGCCGCGCGTTACCGAGGTCGATTACGGCACCTTCCTTCGCTTTATCGACGAGGGGAAGATAAAAACTGTGGAGATTCAGGATGAAGAGCAGCGCATTGCTTTTCTCGCCGTAGATGAATCCGGCGAGGAAAAGGTCTATATCACAACTGCAATGAACGATCCGAACCTGGTAGACAGGCTCTATCAGAAGGATTCCAAGATTGCTTTTTCCAGAGTTCTGCCGCAGGAGAATTCTCCGCTGCTGAATTTTCTCTATACATGGATTCTGCCTTCCGTCGCGTTCTATCTGCTGGGCCTATGGCTGATGCGCAGTATGCAAAAGCGCGTTCCCGGCGGCAATAATGCCATGACGTTCGGAAAGAGCAATGCAAAAATCTATGTGGAGGCCAAAACCGGAAAGTCATTTTCGGATGTAGCCGGGCAGGACGAGGCCAAAGAGGCATTGAGTGAAATTGTGGATTTTCTCCATCACCCGGATCGCTATACGCAAATCGGCGCGTCTTTGCCCAAAGGCGCGCTGCTCGTCGGCCCGCCCGGAACGGGCAAAACCTTGCTGGCGCAGGCCGTGGCTGGGGAAGCGAAAGTGCCTTTTTTCTCCATTTCCGGCTCAGAATTTGTGGAAATGTTCGTGGGCATGGGCGCGGCCAAAGTGCGCGATTTATTTCAGCAGGCCAATG from the Christensenellaceae bacterium 44-20 genome contains:
- a CDS encoding MarR family winged helix-turn-helix transcriptional regulator, with amino-acid sequence METWKRDIFFSGITNIYKQCQQYRFKTTDDKDFTLNEVVVLVFLSEYSGQNTIKAISEQLNISKGLVSRSVESLRKRGFLATQTDADDRRKVLLTLLPEAQPYVQYFKQRQERFDRRILQGISEQELETAIQTFQKMLKNIMEIVEEE
- a CDS encoding helix-turn-helix transcriptional regulator, with the protein product MQEKEKKSELCKFVGANLREIRAKMNLSQETVANETSLSVSHYRGIEQGRGNPSIQTLERISDTLHISLQEILTRGMHSAPDYFSLQDFALSEEDTLFFKNLLQQIIDLLVYKKS
- a CDS encoding thiamine diphosphokinase translates to MKKQGACYIVGAGEFTPLYRIPAEEDYVIAADGGYRYLQQMGIYPDLVLGDFDSLLEKPQHDHLIELPAEKDDTDMLYAIKFGLEKGFKTFYLYGGMGGRFDHTVANLQSLAFLSQHGAAGFLFGKEDVTTVLSNPSVRFDSGAEGYISLFSFGEHCSGVCIRGLKYELENASLCHTFPIGTSNEFIQKESEIAVAQGSALLVFGQKNLAHLKRIDQRLDNQ
- a CDS encoding carbohydrate kinase family protein — encoded protein: MFDVISAGDIMIDFSQCGYGPNGNPAYEMNPGGAPANMLVACSLLGGKTAFIGKVGDDLFGRHVASALKKYGISDEGVVYTRDDHTMISFVSFDDEGDRSFYFVGKGVDHLLTPEEISQSVLERAKIIYATYGLAKSESGRASLRFLQEYAEKHGKLFAVDPNYRPESSLHNPATVKQEFTDYIARADIVKLSEVELKLLTGLGDSPEECREGAERISKIGREKRAVFITLGAKGAYYYSKEESGYDPGFRVKAVDTTGCGDSFLGAILYHLACEPQTPLSKAVRIANAVGALCAMKQGAFDAMPTRAEVEAFLAEQGA
- a CDS encoding helix-turn-helix transcriptional regulator, which gives rise to MNLCGVIGKNLKELRMKSSQSQEDLAKKIGISASNLREIEYGTGNPTVATLERIAEGLHVPTGALVSSNMNENEVYIRESIFSYLKFIQHMPPERQTLVVRMFEQLVLLLRGD